The following nucleotide sequence is from Mugil cephalus isolate CIBA_MC_2020 chromosome 18, CIBA_Mcephalus_1.1, whole genome shotgun sequence.
gagaagaagaagaagaagaagaagaagaagaagaagaaggagaagaagatcagtgtctttctgttctctgttcatctggaaaaaagataaataaataaatcacacatccCTTTTCTTCTATGTCAAGTTTCTCACAGTCAAATGGATACATTTCTGACGTAAGGTGTAAGTTTAAAACAGGAACTGTGCaattaatgcatatttaaaaaaacatatttatatatataaaaactgcaAATTATATTTTGTGAGGTAGCATAAACTGTGCAATATGtggcaatattttttcttccgatacaatatcgactttgaaagaaaaagaaaaaatcatgtTTCAGTCCGATCGTAAACgacttcctctcctccaccgccactttatctgtacaagtgcaataaataaattttgataaatgataaattttgactcagtttgtccaatgaattatcactgtcatctgatgtacatatatatatacaatgtgtattttaagctccATTTAAAATTGAATATTGCAAAATCAtgatatcacaataatgtatcacATCGCAAAGTAATGTTCTCTTTATAAAGGTGCAGCTGAAAtcatattttatcttaacaacaaataataataaaatctttaaaacaaacCCTAAATCAAAATagctaaatgaataaaacaaataaacaaaatctctCTAAATAAACTAAGGCTCGCATGTGTTCTTAGTTCaggatttacatgttttttaaaGGAAGATGAGCAGATCTGGTCCAGTCTAAATACCTGACATCGAACAAGTGAACTCAAAACTAGATTACACCCCCttatgtttaattttaacaCGCTCCTCGTGCATTTtctcacagtttttttgtttttatttggtgatCATTTTGGCTGTTACAGCTTGTGATACaaatttctgcaggaactcttctCTTTAGTCTCGTGATGCATTTTGCACCCTCTGGTCACATGACTCAATTACATTAAAGGGAAATTTTACAAGAATTTCATGCATCAACCTATGACGAGAAAATGGTTGAATgtgatcaaatacagtaaaaatgtcaaatatcactaattttcttctaaatgaaatgctaatGTAACAGAATGCTTGGTTTTATACTGTAATGAcagacagattaaaaaatgtggtttgaatggaagtcaatgggacaaaTTTGGCAccacataaaaaacactaatGCAATCAGTCAGATTTTAttactaatctttgacatatccaagactccAATTACCACCAAAGCCCCATCttcctactgtttattttaaggaaaataattcagtttttgtgtttttttaatgtaaaaaaaatatttaaaggattaaaaaggattaaaatcctgaaaactatTGAAATTTTGGTACATTTGACCAGGTCTGACgttgtttaagagatttatggggggaaaatgataaaaaatattaatatataaggattttatggtattttctttatgaatatgaatataaatatgaggAGGGTGTAAGGCTTAAAAAGAGCATCACAATTAACTTTTCATCTCAGCTGATTTGAATCTTTATCAACCATCTGGCCTTACATCCCTAATGACTTGtgttaggtaaaaaaaaaaaaagacagcgcccactagtgtttgggtggtgtctTTACAGAGAGAGCCAGACAGAAGAAGTCTAACTCTCGCATTATTGCATCTAGGTCAGTGCTGCAGCGCTCTAAGAGCGCTCCTGTTTTGTTCTGTCGGCTGGTTACCTGTAGAGCATGACGTTGTACGGGAGGAAGGTGGGCAGCAGTAATTTTATCAGCCTGATAGGCAGCCACAGCATGAGCAACACAATCGAGCCGAACACGACGACAGACAGGATGAACCGCCGCAGGTGTCTGTAGATGGGCAAGTGAATCATCTCCTGCACCGGGTTGAAGTCCGGGTCGTTGAGGTTTCTCAGAAACCACAGCACCCCGGGTCTCAGCACctggtggaagaagaagaaaaatgtttttatgtaacTTGTCTGATTGCGCCTCGTAAGTCAACATTGCGATTAGTCTCACCTCTCTCAGCAGGAGGATGAAAGAAGCAAAGTAGAAGACATAAACCATTCCCACAAGCCAGTGCAGGAACATGGTCGTACCAGGCGCCGACTTGAAGCTGAGCTCTCGGTCTTTCAGTGAAGCATCGAACATCTCCTGCAGTTGGAGAAACAGATTCACTTTAAGTGCAAAGTAAAAccttgataaataaatacattttaaattactttctGCACTATGCATCTATTTAAAATCCAATCTTTTTAATATTGGCACTTGTACAGTTGTGTACGGTTTTCCCTTTAAAcggaaaatatattttagattcttaaactttacatttgtatcatataactgtaataatacacaaataaatgtgtaacaAAGTCAACAGAAGCTCAGCACCACGTCAGTTTACTTTCAGGTAAATTTGATCCTTCTGTGTAAACTGAGGAAGGtttaggacaaaaaaaaaaatacatcaagtgGCGATAATGcagtaataatatataatgatgataatggaataataataataacaggttCTGCTTAAGACCCGGACTCTAAGGggttaaaataacttaaaatttaCATTATTCTCTCATGTGCAATATCACTATTTCCTCATGCATAATATTACAATGtcattctttaatttaatctctgcttcacattattattttacatttttttatattataacGTATTTACTACTACTCATCTTTATAGATTTTTTCTGCCAATAACCGCTCACACTGTTACTGCTTTGGCCCACCCgcctttgtgtatttcttgctctttacttttatttactgcTCTTTtccctcctaattgcccctcggggataaataaaagtcttttctGACTCTGAAAACTCTTTTAGGTCCTGGCTGGAGGCAGACAAGAGAGATTCAGTTCCCTGCATTTGTGCCGGTAAGCGTTAACGCACACAAATTCCctgaaacacaggaaacaatCGCAAACAAAGAGAGTGCCAGTCGCACAACTGAGGCACATGTCGTCCTTTCACTATCGCAAACCAGTCTGTTCTCGGCTGTTTTTTACTGTGTAAAATGGACGTATCCTGCTTTTGTGTCCGCGCTCCGTTGCTCTACTAAAAGTCACTTCCAAGCTTTTGGCGAAatttgcacacaaacagaaaatcaagGCATTCAAAGTTCACTGGTATTTCATAAGCTAAAACCAGGAAGGAAGGAGCCCAGTTATTCAAGAACACAGATAATCGGAGCAcgaaaaggaggaaataaagtCTTACCAAAGAGCAGATGTCAAGCCACCAGCCACAGATGAGTGGAAAAACACCGATTTCCACAACAACCAGCAGAGAGACCTGCAATGGAGGTCGATGCTTCTCTTAataacagatttaaaatttaaaacttcCATAAAAAGGTGCATTTTTTTACTTCTCTACAGGTGAATAAGGTAAATTTTTTTAACTCacagatatcaccatgaaacgtctccagttgattacttacataaatacaatattttttttctatgacaagttttatgcaaatttagatttaaatatgcaaatgaggtctgtctgtttaaatatgcactaatttgtatatattttcagaagagaaatctgaataatggataataaaatgAGGTTAAaaacttgtttcattttgttaacatattagatttctGGGTATTTACAGAGTGAagtttatatatttctttttttatcacaaaatactgtaaaaagtCCAAAACTAAACAATGTTTTTAggagtgaaatgttttgtaaatcaggttctgaatgatatatgaaaaattcCCTCTgcaaatacctgcagaatgtaatTAGGAATAAGtctggaaagtttggtgtgTCTGAACTGCAGACTTCTGTCTCATTTTGAGAAACAGCCTTTAAAGTGGTACATTGCAAaatcatgttaaaaataaaatcatgttaaaaataaaatcatgttaaaaaataaaatgaacgtAAGCCAGgattaaaaagatgagaaactCTCAAGTCCGGCCAACGATCAGTTTGTCTTATTTAATCATATAAAGGCTCAGGTGGAAAACACTTGTATTGTATTTCCATATCAATCCATCAAGGTCTCCGTCCAGGCAGCAGACAGCAGTGATGCACTTAGAGACGTTACCTTGACAACGATGTAGCAGACTCCCAGGAGACGCCTGGAGCGCTGGAACCTGACCAGAGCAGCCAGTCCCTAAGACAAACCATTAAGGATCAACAACGTCATCTTACAGCACGTACGCAGTTTTTTAAAGgtatatttttgttgtgttttttcggTGTGAAGGATACATGACACAGGATGAGCGTCATGGCCAGAAGTATGTAGCCCACGATTGTTGTGATCAGGCCCTCGAAGTGGGAAGCCTGGACCTGAAAGACGCAACAAAGATGCAGTGAGTGaattggaatataatataatattaattcattatataatataatttaaataaagctgtgGACAATAAAGTTTAGTTCCTTACGTATTCTTCAAAGCCGAGGCCGACCACAGAGAAGTGGCCGATGTGATAGGGACAAAATGCTGCAGGAGCAATGagggaaacaataaataaatttagctgcgttataaataaatacatgctgctaagcatgtaaaaaaaaaaaaaaaactcaccgaAGACCAGGATGAAGAGTGTGTTGAGAGACACTACCCAAAACACATGCTCCTAGAAAACAATATTTATACTTCATTTATAAAGTATTAACACTTAAAAATACGACACGCCTCAGAACATTTGAATGTTACAGCATGACTTACCAAAAACACCAGTGAACCATCCAGGCCGAGCAtctaaatgagaaaataatgataataatgttaatatgcttgaatgcatgagtgtgtgtgaagaactgatgtgtttgttgGAGATTAGTAGAGTTACCCTTTCCCATGTGAGCTCCTCTGCTGCCCTGTCCCACTCTAAAGCGTTCCAGTTCATATCATCTACGGAGACAAGGCAGCAACGTGAAATATAGACCGTACAATATAATACAGAAACTTCAGTTCGATCATATTGAGTTGAAATAATCATGTCGTGTTCCAAGACAACTTGGTTGTAACATCACTTCAAAgctagaataaaataaatataatacaagTTTTTGCTTTGCCGGCTGCAAAGTCCTTCCTTTAACCACAATAAAACACTAAGATCTGAATCATGCACGTGGCGTTTTGACATGACGTCTCAGTAAGtgaggtctccatggttacggccactgagtggcaaaaaagtgacagttgaatgatggagattagcagcattagtttgaatcacaggctttaacaGCGTCTAAATTGTTGTGCGATTGACCGAAaccaacagattttaaaaggagtcagagatatatttttatatttttacatttatttgccaaagaaaagagaagatctggagggctgtcagataagtttgcggatgttgttgttttgtcgtagttacggccgaTAGGAACTATTTGTtctccaacaataaataaataaatataacgttacttctcagtaaagctcctagcgttagcatcttttatttagctacatttatcataaccgaaattacctaaaactaacttaaactaaatgaaactgaggttaatccacttttccaaatccaaactagtttgtatggatcattgtcgactCCAATTGtccttgatttgatctgataatccacatttttcctggtctcgctgtatttactgacacatttcaccatgtgTTTGCTGCCGTGGCtccaggcggcagtgacgtcaatacataccctctatttcacccaaaataattaaatgacttTATAAGTCTTGTTAAATCTGTAGAACATGAGGCTACTCATACCTACAAatgttatatactgtatatactgctGTTATCTCAATAGCCTGGTTGAATAAaggttattgttattgttattattatcaaatTAAGTTGCTGTGGAAAGAAACTACATCTAGAGCTACATCTAACACTAAACTGATACgattataaattaaaaagagtTCAACCTTGCGCTCCGTTGTTGGGGTCTGCATCCTCAGCAGCagcgccctcctcctcctccagctccggCTCATCACCCTGGTCCGGGGGGGCGTCAGGGGGCTCGGGCTCTGCCTCGTTCTGAGCCGGAGGATCGACAGGGGCCGGCTGGGCTGCGGGAGGCTCATCAGCTGCTCCTTGGCCTGCAGCTTGTGCCTAAAGGGAACAGGATGAATGGCTTCAGTAATCGACGGTGGCAGAACGTTAAGGTGAACGTGTGACAGAAGACGCAGCAATTGATTATATGTGTGATGTCTTGGACAAATTAAAGCTGTCTACATTAATATATGTTTGGATCCACAACCTTTTCTACTTGAATACAGGCCCTTTGCACCACAGGagaataaaacctttttttatttttcatttttacagttgAGCAGTTCATTTTGTATACAGCCCTTCATGGTCACTgtgatgttaactggaggcaaaacagagggaactGAGgcaactgaggagaattttaaCATATACCAGACAGTTgtagacgactttggttgaacgcgattaaaagaaCGGGCTGGACTGAGACAATCACCAACATCATCGGTTTGTTTCAGTCTGAATAACACTATGGGGTTAGACTTGTGACTGAAATTAGGTTAAGTTAAaccattatttaggggattcttgttacatgctaatgctaatgctaaccactagctaactcaacattagttgtgtgtttcagggttgTCCAAGCACATGTTGCATTTTCTACGTtccccctccacagtggttccacttcttgttctatctttgtaggagagttTCTCGATTAGGTCTGTGTCAATGTCTGGCCATTGCACCGTGGGCAATCCTGTCAAACcctccatccagtgagtgacagtGTAGGCGTTGGTGAATGTAGTCGGAGTCAactaaaataacactcacagtctcggggagtcggtatattctctaaaatgcgCATTTTCCACATTCATTCGTGCTAAAACTGCCCGTTGAAATTcgctaaccggcgtttacaagctagcatgtttgagatgttttgcctccagctaagccccacgCCTCAAAACACATCAcgctgtttacaagctgtggAGGGGTCTATCCAACGGAGCAGTGTACCTCGTTGGCTTGTGCAGCCGCATTCGGTGGCGGTGGCTGATGTTGCTCCAACCACTGGGGGGCGCCACCATGGACTATCTGCTCTCTTAGCCAGACCAGACTGATGAATGCGCACAGGGTGCACGTAACCACGAAGCATCCCTGTAAGCAATCTGCAAGCAGGTTCTCTCTGCAGGGACGCAAGGGAAAAAACACATATTCAAACATAAGAGGAGGGGAAGTAAATATCAAACACTTCGTTAATGTTTACGTGGCTTTTATGTTGTGCAGCCGAGGGCGAAATCTGTTCTCACTTACGTAGAGAGCATGTCCAGTGGCAGTGTCAAAAGAGAGCTCACAGAGCCGGTAAAAAGACACTTGTAGATGCGACCTGAGACACAGACAGCAGATAAATAAACTGGTGTTATTAAAATAACAACTTACATATAACATGTGGGGCTTATACATAGATCTAGCCTACATTGTTTTACGCTGAGAGGAATGAGCACTGATTGTTGATTGTTATGTGAAGTTAATTAAGCTGTAATTCCCTTGATtgttttaaacaacaaacacaagctaatatgtgaagctgttgttattgtcacttcaTCAGTAAGTTTATTATATGAGCCTGAAGAAGGAATGTGTTTCCCTCATTGCACTGGGCCTGgatgaatgaggaaaaacatttagagGGTCAGCATTTAATGACAATTAATCATTAAATGCAAGATTGTTATACTATATACTACTAAGATAAACATCTTTAAGTTGTGCAAGAGGCGTAGATGAGACCTGCAGACTTTAATATAATTTATCGTTGCATTTACGCCTGTCGATGCCACTTACATGCAGTAAGAGGAACCACCCCGAGCCACGCAAAAGCCACCAGTGTGTAATGGAACCAGTAACGGATGGCGGTGCCCACACTTGTCAGCAGGCCGGCGCATATGTCCTGGATGGGCAAGCGTGAGGGCATATCTGGGGAGTAAACTGGAGTAGATGGAGACAGGAGGTGAACCAGagtctgttgtgtgtcagtTAAATTGTGAAACTGTTTACCAACAACAGAAAAGAGAGCTACCGCTTTCAGGAAATTAATAATTGCATAGAGAAAGGTACAAATTGAATCATATGGCATCATCTATTGGACTAAAGTGGAAAACTTAAGgttgtatattatattaaaaaaaaaaaagctgataatCCATCAAAACCACAAGGACTTACTTGGTGTGAAAGCAAATCTGTGCTTGCATAATTCACAGTACTCCTTCCTGCTGTGCTTCAGCCACTGGACCAAACTGCAAAGTAATATTTCAAGGTATAAATTAAAGCTCTCACAGACAGACTTACTTCTGCACAGTGTAAGTTTGCATGTGTAAACTCAgcacaacaaaagagaaaaaaaaacccaacaattGATATCAGAAACAACAACGAAAACAAAGATATGAGTTCTTAATttataaagtttaataaaactggattaactCACTGAAATAAATTTAACAACATACTGTCGCTACCAGCAACAACTATCAGATAGCCGACAGTCCTGGTTGCAGACTTGGTCAAACAAAGGTGTAAAGTGTTGTTGGCCTTTCCATGGATACCACTGCCATGACAACACATGACGTGATGAAGACCTAGGCTCAGCTGTGAAGACCTTTCCAGGAGCTCTGGACCCAGAATAACCCGACTGTAAGCACTTATCACGCCTTGGTTATAgtagaaattaatgaaaaagGTACGTTATGAACTTTTTCAGAGCTGCACACATTTTACCCAATACCGATGTGACACAGGCTGAACTGTGACGTTAACAACTAAGTTATGTAAGACATTAATTGCACCAGCTGACTTATATGAATTAAAGAATCCTTACTACCTGGAAGGATTCAACTAGATTTCAATTACCACAGAAAACAATCTAGACGAAGCCTTTGCGTGTGTCTTAATGGGATTTCCATCCCCATGACACATAACAGTTACGCAAGAGTGCACATCGTCTAAACTACCTGGTCGGGTATTGTTTTCACAGTGCAAACACCACACCTAACACCACCTGTGTGGGATACTGTGTAACCTGGGATGTGATAAAGGAAAAGCCTGTTCTGCATTCTTTTCACTAATATTCTGTTACATTTCAATAGTTATGGGTCGGTTCCTGACAAACACCCTGAAGACACGTAAGCTACTGTGTCTGCGTGTGAATGAGATCATCTGAATTTAACACCTCTTGATctgtatttataaaaacaccTACGCAGAcaactctctttttttgtctttttgaaaaTATCAAGTATAAAATGTTATGGTCACGTGTGTAGAATCAGTACATTAGTAAAAACGATGTTGGTaaattttctgaaaacatgagaaacattaAACTGCACTTTGTTCGCCACAATCATCAACAATATGTTCATGTAACAGAATCATGTCTATTGCAGATGACACTACAAATGTGGGGTGTCTCAGGGATGGACAGGAGCAGGAGAACAAAAATCTGGTTTGGACAGAACCACATTCTGATcaatacagctaaaaccaaagagatggtggtggaggtccagctcccacctgcagcctgtaaccatcagCAGGTAGAATGTGTGTAGAGGTGATTCAGACCTATAAGTACCTCGGTCTACGTCTGGATCCCAAACTGGACTGACCAACTAACATAAGAAGAACTAAGAAGAAGGAACCTCACGGCCGGACAAAGTGATACAGGCGGACGGCTCTGTGGTagaggcagagctggagtccctgacatcagtggcagagGGAAGAACCTTGAACAAAACAAGGTGTGCCACCCTTTACACAACACCACAGACAGTCAGAGAAGCTCATTCATGGACTCATTGAGAAGGATGTTTGTCCATCCAGACTCTACATCCTCCccgtttatttatatatatacatatatatatatagttacaTTATTCTTCCATACCTGTTtctaaagtatctatctatctagatcATATATATTGTCAGAGAAAGTATGGGACAGGAAGGTAGCTGCTGTTAGTTAGGGTATGAGGTCACTAAATGTTAACATGAGATTCTTCACTGGTACCAGTGACAGCGGTGTTTTGGTACAGATCTAAATGTGTGGTAAAGGGGCAAAGCTTTACAGCTGCCGTGTGGCAAGAGCCACCCAAAAAAACACTTACCATTCCTGGTGGATAAACTTGATGCTGCCGGTGCAGACACACGGGTGGTACAGGGGTTTGTCTGGGGTCCCCTCGGAGCGGCACACACGGCAAATATCCGCTgtgcaaacacagcaaacataTGAAACACTGAGACGTGCAGATGGAGATCGGACGGGCGGTGCTACCTGTCATGTTATAAAACGGCGGAGGAGGGTTTCAAGAGAAACTTGTCTCCTCTAAAACGGGTAAACAACAAGAGGCTGGTGACATCGCCTGGAACTTCTGGTTCTTTCTACGCTCCCAGCGACATTACTTACATTTACTACAGTGTGACCACAGTCCTGAACCCGGCCCCATTACAACAACAACGTTGAGCAGTCATCTTTAATTGCTCACATGTAAAATCACGCAACATCTGTGCGCTAAACTAATCAGCAAGTGAACATTAGCAAGGCCAGCTCAGCAGTAGCCCCGGGTCGCGGTGATGCTCTCGCAAAGCTAATTTCTAAGTAAACCACGGAAGACAAGGAAACAAGAAACGTCTAGAATTATTTACCTTCTTCGGCAGTGTCCATGATGGCAGCTTAACCCCGATGACAGTTTCTTCCAGGAGTATCTCCAGCTACAGGAGTCAATCCATCCACAACACAGGCTATTTGGTTTTAGCTTAGCAAGACGACTGTATCCTTATGGCTCGGATGCATTGGCAATTATGAAATGGTTTTCCAACAGATTGATACACTCGCTTCTCGTGTCCACTCACGTGCAGTTTGACTTTCGTTGATAcataaaatctgtttatttcacGTTCtattttttaacacaacaaactgGGAACCATCCTCTGTGTTGCTAGCACGGCCGTTTAGCCTCGGAGGCACACAGCTAGCTACACTCGATTACGCATGCGCAGAAGGCGACTACGTAACTGCTTGGCCATTCTTGTCGCAAAAGGTTTTACTTTACGGTTCAAGTGTTACGGTAGAGAAACTTCCACAACAACTGTCTCCATGCGATCCGTGAAggacaaactttattttttattattattttattatttcctatattatttttattagtttttattcgATAAAACAAACGTTATACATACAACAACTATTTCATATTACAAAAATAACCccatccccaccaccaccaaaacaaaacaaaacaaaaaaaggcataTACATGAACATTATATAGTGATAATTTTATCTTCTTGCATggacattttcatatttttttaagcaTCGTTGAAACAACGAAATCTCCGATTTTGTGGAGGCTGAGGGGATTTAGCAAATCTGCATTTTCTAtataatactttattattataatcaagCTATTAATCAAGAATTAAATCGTTTTATTCTTAAGAAGCTTGAATATtttgaaatgaacagaaatCATTGTTTATGGATTTAGAGGACAGTAAGTCGTGAAGTGATTTCCATAAAGTTTGAATTGTTTCGTAAAATAAGACGAATTTCGTTTCTATACTTGTTTTACATAAATAACCaccttttttaaaagtttccttATATTTTGGGGGAATAGGGAACTTAAAAACTGGTAACTagctgttaaatattaatacacaATAAACAGCGGCATCTGCTGGTTGTTACTGATTGATCCAACACATTTAATCTATTTTTCTTGTCAAACCAGTGCAATATTGGACCTTAAATTTTTTATGCGAGGGgccaaataataaaatatttctttatttaaattaccaCTATTCCTGTACTACTCATGCTTGATGTACTTTTTGTACTTTGTAAGTACTAGAAGTTGAGTTCCAACTCTAAACTTGAGTTTTATCCTCTGCTAAACTGCTGCCTTTCACCTACAGTGATGCCGCATGGCGTAGATTTGTGTCATAGATCTCGTGTATAGATACGGTCCTACGTACGCGGCGGACCAGCGGCGCCGTGGCTTAGTTGGTTAAAGCGCCTGTCTAGTAAACAGGAGAtcctgggttcgaatcccagcGGTGCCTTTTGAGAGCGATCGTGACACAGAGTCaaaaattttaataaaacatgtggggataaaaatgtattaacgTTTCGACTGGCGCGGAGACCCATAAAACCCATTGTTCAAAGAGGGCAGTAAAtggagaaaatattttaaaaaataccaaaacgtgtgttttgtgtttaaacaCGAGAGAAAAGGCAAAGTTACGTGTGAGCTTAAAATTGATAAAAATGGTTATCACAATTTACCATTCTTGTCATGTTAGACTGccgttaaaataaaattttaccCAGCAAACTGTCACAAATATCGTCGCCTTCTATGATCTTTTCATCATGGCATTTTAAGTATTTTGAGCActaaatgtttcttcttttgcatctctccacaaaaaaataaaataaacaaaaaaatctgttccGTGTAAGTGTTCTTTGAAGGTTTACTAGGAAATGTCAactagtgtgtgttttttgtcagcgttgaatcaatcaatcaatcaatcaaccaatcgatcaatcaatcaatagaTCGGTCGATCAATCAACAATCCACCAATCAATCACGCACGCAAGTAAGCATATACATGACATAATAGATCTGTTTAAAATAAGATGGGTTCAATCTTTGGCTATTGTTACCATCagtaacaaaagacaaaataaacaaaaaaacacaataacacatatTAGTATTagcatgcttttattttgaaggccgCAGCAGGAATTACATTCTTTTATCTTAAGTAAACACGACGCTAATAAGCTTTATATACAGCGAGTCGCTCAAACATTTGGAGCCTCACATTACTTCAGATTGCTTCGCGGGATATCGAAACCTAAACAAGGTACGTGCACCACGTCCACAATCAATGCAAACACATCAGATTCAGCACGATTCAAGCAAATGTTGAAATGCATAAGTGAAAGTAACTGCAAATACTGTGGAGACAAAAATATTGGAATGTGGAAAAATGCTTTGTCATTGTGTTGCGTAAATGGTATCTGAGGATACGGTCTGTGAAGCCCTGGACATAGACGTGAGCTTTTAATCTCATGTGTCCAAACTCCGAGTTGTCTTATCTGACAAGTTTACCCAGCAAACTGCAGCCCACTGGGATCCATTCATCGTGGCATTTTAGGCATTTCATAGAAAACATTTCATCGTTTTgcctcctttcatttctttgaaGGCTTTCTAGGAAATGTCAGCTCACGTCATTGTtggatcaatcaatcaattagtTGATCAATCAAACAGGTAATCAAAAACCAATAGACATATATGTCATAATAGACCAGTGTAAAATAACAAGATGGGTTCAATTATTTTTTAGGCTGTAGCAAGAATTACatcttttacttattttatctaAACATAATGCAAATAAGCTTTGTATTCAGCTAGTTCAAAGTCAGCTCAAACTTTTCGAGCCTCACATTACTTCAGATTACTTCACGGAATATCAGGAACCTGAACACGGTACGTT
It contains:
- the LOC124995793 gene encoding E3 ubiquitin-protein ligase MARCHF6 — translated: MDTAEEADICRVCRSEGTPDKPLYHPCVCTGSIKFIHQECLVQWLKHSRKEYCELCKHRFAFTPIYSPDMPSRLPIQDICAGLLTSVGTAIRYWFHYTLVAFAWLGVVPLTACRIYKCLFTGSVSSLLTLPLDMLSTENLLADCLQGCFVVTCTLCAFISLVWLREQIVHGGAPQWLEQHQPPPPNAAAQANEAQAAGQGAADEPPAAQPAPVDPPAQNEAEPEPPDAPPDQGDEPELEEEEGAAAEDADPNNGAQDDMNWNALEWDRAAEELTWERMLGLDGSLVFLEHVFWVVSLNTLFILVFAFCPYHIGHFSVVGLGFEEYVQASHFEGLITTIVGYILLAMTLILCHGLAALVRFQRSRRLLGVCYIVVKVSLLVVVEIGVFPLICGWWLDICSLEMFDASLKDRELSFKSAPGTTMFLHWLVGMVYVFYFASFILLLREVLRPGVLWFLRNLNDPDFNPVQEMIHLPIYRHLRRFILSVVVFGSIVLLMLWLPIRLIKLLLPTFLPYNVMLYSDAPVSELSLELLLLQVVLPALLEQGHTRQWLKGLVRAWTVSAGYLLDLHSYLLGEQEDNDANQPVNNNNNNNPPHGHHNNNNNPAPAVGEGLHAAHQAILQQGGPVGFQPYHRPLRFPFRIVLLIAFMCITLLVASLVCLTLPVFTGRWLMSFWTGNSKIHELYTAACGLYVCWLSIRGVTVLLAWMPQGRTVIMRKVQEWTLMILKTLVVALLVAGVIPLLLGLLFELVIVAPLRVPLDQTPLFYPWQDWALGVLHAKIIAAITLMGPQWWLKTVIEQVYANGIRNIDLQFIIRKLAAPVISVLLLSLCVPYVIAAGVVPAVGVTPEMEILMQRRIYPFLLMVVSLVGILSFQIRQFKRLYEHIKNDKYLVGQRLVNYERKAGRASSVPPPNPVAE